A genome region from Arachis duranensis cultivar V14167 chromosome 8, aradu.V14167.gnm2.J7QH, whole genome shotgun sequence includes the following:
- the LOC107461790 gene encoding dehydration-responsive element-binding protein 1F-like, with amino-acid sequence MEFENNEESLYYYSSSSSLSSSTSSQTQLSAISPPPSSSPSRSQKKRSGRKKFREMRHPVYRGVRRRNGNKWVCEVREPIKKSRIWLGTYPTPEMAARAHDAAVLALRGTSATFNFPLSVPLLPLAESSSPQHIREAASKAAQQTSSNNDITNPPVSSSNMNLSVGVDGGGGVVGSTFFDEEAMFNMPALLDSMAEGLLITPPSMKRGAFHDDDEFQTDLTLWNFD; translated from the coding sequence ATGGAGTTTGAGAATAACGAAGAATCACTTTAttactattcttcttcttcatcactatCTTCTTCCACTTCATCTCAAACCCAACTCTCGGCCATCAGCCCACCGCCATCGTCGTCGCCATCACGCAGTCAGAAGAAGAGATCAGGGAGGAAGAAGTTCCGAGAGATGCGACACCCGGTGTACAGGGGTGTCCGGCGGAGGAACGGCAACAAGTGGGTGTGCGAAGTGAGAGAACCAATCAAGAAATCAAGAATATGGCTCGGAACTTACCCTACCCCTGAAATGGCCGCTAGGGCACACGACGCCGCAGTTCTGGCACTTAGAGGCACCTCAGCCACCTTCAATTTCCCTCTCTCCGTCCCCCTTCTTCCCCTTGCTGAGTCATCTTCACCTCAACATATTCGAGAAGCTGCTTCCAAAGCCGCACAACAAACTAGCAGTAATAATGATATTACTAACCCTCCTGTTTCTTCTTCGAATATGAATCTTTCTGTTGGtgttgatggtggtggtggagtaGTGGGGTCGACGTTCTTTGATGAGGAGGCAATGTTTAACATGCCTGCATTGCTTGATAGCATGGCGGAGGGTTTGCTTATAACACCACCGTCCATGAAGCGAGGAGCttttcatgatgatgatgaatttcAAACTGACCTCACTCTCTGGAATTTCGACTAA